From a single Populus trichocarpa isolate Nisqually-1 chromosome 17, P.trichocarpa_v4.1, whole genome shotgun sequence genomic region:
- the LOC18107458 gene encoding biogenesis of lysosome-related organelles complex 1 subunit 2 has product MACPNEKEAGMQQQDNLADSLNDLFTSVSNMVKSELQGTSNQLELLEKMNVRVSEEYKGFGDVASGLRVYVEQLKGKSGNFEEYVHQIEEIEKQVTEFEAVISVLDKYVSLLESKVKFVYQQQQHPPPTS; this is encoded by the exons ATGGCGTGTCCAAATGAGAAAGAAGCGGGGATGCAACAGCAAGACAACCTCGCGGATTCACTCAACGATCTCTTCACTAGCGTATCAAACATGGTCAAATCTGAACTCCAG gGGACAAGCAATCAGTTGGAGCTACTGGAGAAGATGAATGTAAGAGTGAGCGAAGAGTACAAAGGGTTCGGTGATGTGGCATCTGGGCTAAGGGTATATGTGGAGCAATTGAAGGGCAAGAGTGGTAATTTTGAGGAGTATGTGCATCAAATTGAGGAGATAGAGAAACAAGTTACTGAATTTGAAGCTGTTATTTCAGTTCTTGACAAGTATGTTTCGTTGTTGGAATCTAAAGTTAAATTTGTGTATCAACAACAGCAGCACCCTCCTCCTACTTCTTAA
- the LOC18107457 gene encoding amino acid transporter AVT6A: MTIGNIPPKKERKSRRTKPVDENAPLLPKRQEDAGFDEFNGASFTGAVFNLSTTIVGAGIMALPATMKVLGLILGVAMIIFMAFLTEASIELLLRFSKAGKSASYGGLMGDAFGKTGRILLQAAVLVNNIGVLIVYMIIIGDVLSGTSSSGAHHTGVLEGWFGEHWWNARAFVLLITTLFVFSPLACFKRIDSLSYTSALSVALAVVFLVITVGITIVKLINGSIAMPRLMPDVTDMTSFWKLFTTVPVLVTAFICHYNVHSIDNELEDSAQIKPVVRTALALCSTVYIMTSIFGFLLFGDATLDDVLANFDMDLGIPYSSLLNDAVRVSYAAHLMLVFPIVFFPLRLNLDGLLFPSARPFHQANMRFALLTIGLITTIFLGANFIPSIWDAFQFTGATAAVCLGFIFPASITLRDRHNIATKRDKILCIFMIVLAVFSNAVAIYSDAYALIKRNPSHSE; the protein is encoded by the exons ATGACAATTGGAAATATTCCTCCAAAGAAGGAGAGGAAATCAAGGAGGACCAAGCCAGTTGATGAGAATGCTCCTTTATTGCCTAAAAGGCAAGAGGATGCTGGTTTTGATGAGTTTAATGGAGCTTCCTTTACTGGGGCGGTGTTTAATTTATCGACTACAATAGTTGGTGCTGGAATCATGGCATTGCCGGCAACCATGAAAGTCTTAGGCCTGATTCTCGGGGTCGCCATGATCATCTTTATGGCTTTCTTGACAGAGGCTTCTATTGAATTGTTGCTGAGGTTTAGCAAGGCAGGGAAGTCTGCTTCTTATGGAGGACTTATGGGGGATGCTTTTGGAAAGACTGGAAGGATTCTTTTGCAAGCTGCTGTTTTAGTCAATAACATTGGTGTACTCATTGTGTACATGATTATTATTG GTGACGTGCTGTCTGGAACATCTTCAAGTGGAGCTCACCATACAGGTGTGCTTGAAGGGTGGTTTGGAGAACACTGGTGGAACGCCCGTGCCTTTGTTCTTCTTATCACAAcactttttgtattttctccaCTGGCTTGCTTTAAGCGAATTG ATTCTTTAAGTTATACATCTGCCTTGTCAGTCGCTCTAGCAGTTGTATTTCTTGTCATCACTGTGGGGATCACAATTGTCAAGTTGATAAATGGAAGTATAGCAATGCCCAGATTGATGCCCGATGTTACAGATATGACATCCTTCTGGAAACTCTTCACTACAGTCCCTGTTCTTGTCACTGCATTTATCTGCCATTACAATG TTCACAGCATAGATAATGAACTTGAAGACTCTGCTCAGATAAAACCAGTTGTGCGAACAGCACTTGCTTTATGCTCGACTGTGTACATAATGACAAGCATCTTTGGGTTCCTTCTATTTGGTGATGCAACTCTTGATGATGTGCTTGCCAACTTCGATATGGACCTCGGCATTCCCTACAGTTCTCTGCTTAATGATGCTGTTCGTGTTAGTTATGCTGCTCATCTTATGCTAGTGTTTCCAATTGTCTTCTTTCCATTACGGCTCAACTTGGATGGCCTACTCTTTCCTTCAGCACGACCTTTTCATCAGGCAAACATGAGATTTGCATTACTCACCATTGGGCTTATCACTACAATCTTCTTGGGTGCAAATTTCATTCCAAGCATCTGGGACGCTTTCCAATTCACTGGAGCAACTGCTGCAGTTTGCCTTGGTTTCATTTTTCCAGCTTCCATTACTCTCAG GGATCGCCACAATATAGCAACAAAGAGAGACAAGATcttatgtatttttatgattgtgcTTGCTGTCTTCTCCAATGCGGTGGCCATCTATAGTGATGCCTATGCCTTGATCAAGAGGAATCCATCGCATAGTGAATGA
- the LOC18107456 gene encoding WPP domain-interacting tail-anchored protein 1 encodes MNMDTDSVHEAKVSLEDVGTCDLDVESINTDLVVEASSNGDKSRELETAGGILTGVELDLACVAEKLVNLSVLMMHVATKETDFEAFASSNDILADSVEKALEFDFLSEILDAETMELDKLMMNIQKYIFEVGEIISSNGPGETFMALEEKLRDSQESLKQSKDQVSEIRAQSAKFQRTFSCLHGEENWSADKGSNFLEDNQLSSMNSKINMQTAEQQRHFLRMLEKSLAREMDLEKKLTESRQLEEELKDRVLSFQQQVFFIEEETMDVYEKWFETENAAEVLMGISKELLGRLQIFQLNLNGSVKREAELRSKLENSIEQLEAKEIALQKFDSSSTKLSLLVAKTDSLKASLSEAENNLGLANSEALTLREKVTSLENQLIESEFQLSAKVSADGTQEQHNAYLCSEINEMKNVTDTVKEKLSKAESRADNAEAKLKLLEETNMKLDEELGHLKDTSEKVDSLERQLRESDFRLQHAVASAEASQEKQNMLYATIRDMENLIEGLKSKVSKAESRADSVEDKCIILSETNSDLNEELSFLRGRLECLEASLNQAEEKKMATAKDICIRSKVITDLVMQLAIERERLHKQIASLALQNQTLVMKLQQTSKDAVDTKYHNKGSGEKFLFTEHDVSKFSATISELDKAQKNEPVSETKVAPADSTSELETVRRIDAGLSFKHAIMAMLILLISAIVYVFPPQKLPL; translated from the exons ATGAACATGGATACTGATTCTGTACATGAAGCTAAAGTTTCTCTTGAAGATGTTGGAACTTGTGATCTGGACGTCGAGTCAATTAATACTGACTTAGTTGTAGAGGCATCTTCTAATGGAGACAAGAGTAGAGAATTAGAAACTGCGGGTGGGATTCTGACAGGAGTTGAATTAGATTTGGCTTGTGTTGCAGAGAAGTTGGTTAACTTAAGCGTGCTTATGATGCATGTTGCAACCAAGGAAACTGATTTTGAAGCCTTTGCCTCATCTAACGATATATTGGCTGATTCAGTGGAGAAGGCTTTGGAATTTGATTTCTTGTCTGAGATTTTGGATGCTGAGACAATGGAACTGGATAAGTTAATGAtgaatatacaaaaatatatttttgaggtTGGAGAAATAATATCATCAAATGGACCAGGGGAAACTTTCATGGCACTGGAAGAAAAGTTGCGTGATTCTCAAGAATCATTGAAGCAGTCAAAAGATCAAGTCTCAGAGATTAGGGCACAATCTGCCAAGTTCCAGAGGACATTTTCATGTCTGCATGGGGAAGAAAATT GGAGTGCTGACAAGGGCTCAAACTTCTTAGAAGACAACCAACTGTCAAGCATGAATTCAAAGATCAACATGCAAACTGCAGAACAACAAAGGCATTTCTTGAGGATGCTGGAGAAGTCTTTGGCAAGAGAGATGGACCTTGAAAAGAAGCTAACCGAATCAAGACAACTAGAAGAAGAGCTAAAAGATAGAGTACTCTCTTTCCAGCAACAAGTATTCTTCATAGAGGAAGAAACAATGGATGTTTATGAAAAATGGTTTGAAACAGAAAATGCTGCTGAGGTTTTGATGGGGATATCAAAAGAACTACTGGGACGACTCCAAATATTCCAGTTAAATTTGAATGGTTCTGTGAAGAGAGAAGCCGAGTTAAGATCAAAGCTTGAAAATTCTATTGAGCAGTTGGAAGCTAAAGAAATTGCTTTGCAGAAGTTCGATAGCAGCAGTACAAAACTCAGTCTGCTTGTAGCAAAGACTGATAGCTTAAAAGCCAGCTTGTCAGAAGCTGAAAATAATTTAGGCCTTGCTAATTCCGAGGCCTTAACTTTGAGGGAGAAAGTGACTTCACTTGAGAACCAGCTGATAGAATCTGAATTTCAGCTGTCTGCAAAGGTCTCTGCGGATGGAACTCAGGAACAGCATAATGCATATTTATGTTCTGAAATCAATGAAATGAAGAATGTAACTGATACTGTGAAAGAAAAACTATCTAAAGCAGAAAGTAGGGCAGACAATGCAGAAGCCAAGTTAAAGTTATTGGAAGAGACTAACATGAAACTTGATGAGGAGTTGGGCCATCTTAAAGACACTTCTGAGAAGGTTGATTCCTTGGAGAGACAGCTGAGGGAATCTGATTTTAGGCTCCAGCATGCGGTGGCATCTGCAGAAGCCAGTCAGGAGAAGCAAAATATGCTGTATGCTACAATTAGAGATATGGAAAATTTAATTGAGGGCTTGAAGTCAAAAGTTTCAAAAGCTGAAAGCCGAGCAGACAGTGTGGAGGATAAGTGCATCATATTATCTGAAACTAATTCAGATCTAAATgaagaattgagcttcttgagGGGTCGACTTGAGTGCTTGGAGGCATCTTTGAATCAAgccgaagaaaaaaaaatggcaactGCAAAAGATATCTGCATTCGATCTAAAGTGATAACAGATTTGGTGATGCAGCTTGCTATCGAAAGGGAACGCCTTCATAAACAG ATAGCATCACTAGCACTGCAGAACCAAACTCTGGTGATGAAGTTACAGCAGACAAGTAAAGATGCTGTAGACACCAAGTATCATAACAAAGGAAGTGGTGAAAAGTTTTTGTTTACTGAGCATGACGTATCCAAATTCTCAGCTACTATTTCTGAG CTGGACAAGGCCCAGAAAAATGAACCTGTTAGTGAAACTAAGGTGGCACCAGCAGATTCCACATCTGAACTTGAGACCGTGAGAAGAATAGATGCAGGACTCAGCTTTAAGCATGCTATCATGGCAATGCTTATATTACTCATTTCAGCAATAGTTTACGTTTTTCCACCACAAAAGCTACCGTTATGA